In Bactrocera oleae isolate idBacOlea1 chromosome 5, idBacOlea1, whole genome shotgun sequence, a genomic segment contains:
- the na gene encoding sodium leak channel NALCN isoform X3 — protein sequence MIDRLHTRRLGAASNRSDTSSISATTTGVGGGVGAGTSGGGIITTPPASTSSSSGHSLQYQQQQHSHPHQQQQQFRSSLHHHHHTSGHSHFTFNTGGSYSQGHSSGSLSRISRKAGASLSASAQSGHGFDGTSSVNSPSVVNSGSGSASSGPALLPTMGPMLGTSTSGGTGIAGGQLGVHNQNVSSNTAGNSSAGGGGLGASGSGSGAGIGAGVMGGIGGVGGGAIGGGVGMGICGGISSTMGPSSAAITGVPPIGLGLATGIGNKMLGRKQSLKGGEPFLADYGPEESLNESADIEWVNKLWVRRLMRLCALVSLASVSLNTPKTFERHPPLQYITFASDTAVTLLFTAEMIAKMHIRGVLHGEVPYLKDHWCQFDASMVFFLWISIILQIFEVLEIVPKFSYISIVRAPRPLIMIRFLRVFLKFSMPKSRINQIFKRSSQQIYNVTLFFLFFMSLYGLLGVQFFGELKNHCVMNNSEYDYLGRPILTINSLAIPDTFCSMDPDSGYQCSPGMVCMKMDFLSSYVIGFNGFEDFATSIFTVYQAASQEGWVFIMYRAIDSLPAWRAAFYFSTMIFFLAWLVKNVFIAVITETFNEIRVQFQQMWGARGHIQKTAASQILSGNDSGWRLVTIDDNKHGGLAPETCHAILRSPYFRMLVMTVILANGIVMATMTFKHDGRPRNVFYEKYYYIEMAFTFFLDLETLFKIYCLGWRGYYKHSIHKFELLLAVGTTIHIVPMFYLSGFTYFQVLRVVRLIKASPMLEGFVYKIFGPGKKLGSLIIFTMCLLIISSSISMQLFCFLCDFTKFESFPEAFMSMFQILTQEAWVEVMDETMIRTSKTLTPLVAVYFILYHLFVTLIVLSLFVAVILDNLELDEDIKKLKQLKFREQSAEIKETLPFRLRIFEKFPDSPQMTILHRIPNDFTLPKVRESFMKHFVIELETDDPSIVENCKRPMSECWESNVVFRKQKPVRIMNKTPKVRSAGSSLRKLAITHIINDSNNQRLMLGDSAMLPVVGGKGGLKSQGTITHSKPWRVDQKKFGSRSIRRSVRSGSIKLKQTYEHLMENGDIAAAPRANSGRARPHDLDIKLLQAKRQQAEMRRNQREEDLRENHPFFDTPLFLVPRESRFRKICQKIVHGRYDARLKDPLTGKERKVQYKSMHNFLGLVTYLDWVMIFVTTLSCISMMFETPSYRVMDHPTLQIAEYGFVVFMSLELALKILADGLFFTPKAYIKDVAAVLDVFIYVVSTSFLCWMPQQIPTSSGAQLLMILRCVRPLRIFTLVPHMRKVVYELCRGFKEILLVSTLLILLMFIFASYGVQLYGGRLARCNDPTIMRREDCVGVFMRRVFVTKMKLTPGNNESYPSMLVPRVWANPRRFNFDNIGDAMLTLFEVLSFKGWLDVRDVLIKAVGPIHAVYIHIYIFLGCMIGLTLFVGVVIANYSENKGTALLTVDQRRWCDLKKRLKIAQPLHLPPRPDGRKFRAFTYDITQNIIFKRIIAVVVLINSMLLSITWIKGEVHTERLVVVSAVLNFVFVIEVVMKNIAFTPRGYWQSRRNRYDLLVTVAGVVWIFLQTILRNDLSYFFGFMVVILRFFTITGKHTTLKMLMLTVGVSVCKSFFIIFGMFLLVFFYALAGTILFGTVKYGEGIGRRANFGSPVTGVAMLFRIVTGEDWNKIMHDCMVQPPYCTPGKNYWETDCGNFTASLVYFCTFYVIITYIVLNLLVAIIMENFSLFYSNEEDALLSYADIRNFQNTWNIVDIHQRGVIPVRRVKFILRLLKGRLECDPQKDRLLFKYMCYELDKLHNGEDVTFHDVINMLSYRSVDIRKALQLEELLAREEFEYLVEEEVAKMTIRTWLEGCLKKIRAQNASKQQNSLIAGLRATNEQLMLLKTPEDKTPTSGGEKPPGSTTAAGPPTSDAFSPTFSSTENEEKDASGSAAVSTTGEAHGVQRVISGTKRAQALIRSDSTGSSTGRKYLAPTTSDPQQRSTLTDKERLHISSQQKKKNSMTAVPILPPVAAASGSAIKRDLNRTSGFFASGNNDGSQFHYPPNVVNHFGEQHGPLGSPSAIMGHIIAGSKLLPFNNQANAVYEVHDWWQEQVICTLHSDDEG from the exons GTCTTGGCGCTAGCGGTAGCGGCAGCGGTGCGGGCATTGGTGCTGGTGTCATGGGCGGTATTGGTGGCGTTGGCGGCGGTGCGATTGGCGGTGGTGTTGGTATGGGCATCTGTGGCGGCATCAGTAGTACGATGGGCCCAAGCAGCGCAGCCATAACTGGCGTCCCCCCTATTGGGCTGGGCCTAGCAACGGGCATTGGTAATAAGATGCTCGGCCGCAAGCAAAGCCTCAAGGGGGGCGAACCGTTTTTGGCCGATTATGGTCCCGAGGAGTCGCTTAACGAAAGTGCCGATATTGAATGGGTGAATAAGCTGTGGGTAAGGCGACTAATGCGTTTATGCGCCTTAGTATCCTTGGCCTCAGTCTCATTGAATACGCCGAAAACTTTCGAGCGGCATCCCCCATTACAGTATATAACATTCGCATCGGACACCGCGGTCACGCTGCTATTCACCGCCGAAATGATTGCCAAAATGCATATACGTGGTGTATTGCAT GGTGAAGTACCATATCTAAAGGATCATTGGTGTCAATTCGATGCGTCAATGGTATTTTTTCTCTGGATATCgattatattacaaatattcgAAGTTTTAGAAATTGTGCCCAA atTTTCTTACATCTCAATTGTACGCGCACCACGCCCTCTAATTATGATACGCTTCCTGCGAGTCTTCCTGAAATTTTCGATGCCAAAAAGCCGCATTAATCAAATATTCAA ACGCTCGAGCCAACAGATCTACAACGTGACCTTGTTCTTCCTATTTTTTATGTCACTTTATGGATTACTGGGTGTACAATTCTTTGGGGAGTTGAAAAACCATTGCGTGATGAACAACTCCGAGTACGACTACTTGGGAAGACC CATTTTAACTATAAATTCGCTTGCCATACCTGATACATTCTGCTCGATGGATCCGGACTCTGGATATCAGTGCTCACCCGGAATGGTTTGCATGAAAATGGATTTTCTCAGTAGCTATGTAATTGGCTTCAACGGTTTCGAGGACTTTGCTACGAGCATTTTCACTGTCTACCAAGCCGCCTCGCAAGAAGGTTGGGTCTTTATAATGTACCGCGCTATCGATTCTTTGCCCGCTTGGCGTGCTGCTTTCTACTTCAG CACAATGATTTTTTTCCTCGCTTGGCTAGTGAAGAATGTCTTCATTGCTGTCATTACGGAAACATTCAACGAGATTCGCGTGCAGTTCCAACAGATGTGGGGCGCTCGCGGTCACATACAGAAGACCGCTGCATCGCAGATACTCAGCGGCAATGATTCTGGTTGGCGTTTGGTGACTATAGATGATAATAAACATGGCGGTTTGGCACCTGAAACCTGTCACGCGATCTTACGTTCACCCTACTTTCGCATGCTGGTGATGACCGTGATCTTGGCTAATGGCATAGTTATGGCCACAATGACGTTTAAACATGATGGTCGCCCGCGTAATGTTTTCTATGAGAAATATTATTACATCGAAATGGCTTTCACATTTTTCTTGGACTTGGAAACGCTCTTCAAGATCTATTGTTTGGGTTGGCGTGGCTATTATAAACATTCCATACATAAATTCGAATTGCTCTTGGCGGTGGGCACCACCATACACATTGTGCCAATGTTTTATCTGTCGGGCTTCACTTACTTTCAG GTCCTGCGCGTTGTACGCTTAATCAAGGCTTCGCCTATGCTTGAAGGCTTCGTTTATAAGATTTTCGGTCCGGGCAAGAAACTCGGCTCACTGATCATATTCACTATGTGTTTGCTTATCATTAGCTCCAGTATTTCTATGCAACTTTTTTGCTTTCTGTGtgattttacgaaatttgaatCATTTCCGGAAGCTTTTATGTCTATGTTCCAGATTCTTACGCAAGAGGCCTGGGTTGAAGTTATGGATGAAACAATGATACGCACGAGTAAAACACTTACACCGTTAGTGGCCGTCTATTTTATACTCTACCACTTGTTCGTCACATTGATCGTGCTCAGCTTGTTCGTGGCGGTCATTTTGGACAATTTGGAACTGGATgaggatattaaaaaattgaaacaacTTAAATTTCGTGAACAGAGCGCTGAGATTAAAGAAACATTGCCATTTCGTTTGCGTATTTTCGAGAAGTTTCCCGACTCACCACAAATGACCATATTGCATAGAATACCGAATGATTTCACATTACCCAAAGTACGTGAATCGTTTATGAAACATTTCGTAATTGAGTTGGAAACCGATGATCCCTCCATTGTGGAGAACTGTAAGCGTCCCATGTCGGAGTGTTGGGAGTCGAATGTAGTATTTCGTAAGCAGAAGCCTGTGCGGATCATGAACAAGACGCCCAAGGTGCGTTCGGCCGGCAGCAGTTTGCGCAAATTAGCCATCACGCATATTATCAA TGATTCGAATAATCAGCGTTTAATGCTTGGAGACTCCGCTATGCTGCCTGTCGTAGGCGGCAAAGGGGGTTTAAAGTCTCAAGGCACCATAACACATTCGAAACCATGGCGTGTAGATCAAAAGAA ATTTGGTTCACGTTCCATACGTCGTAGCGTACGTTCCGGTTCGATTAAATTGAAACAGACTTATGAACATCTCATGGAAAATGGTGATATAGCGGCAGCACCACGCGCCAATTCGGGACGTGCACGTCCGCATGATCTCGACATAAAGCTACTGCAAGCGAAGCGACAACAAGCCGAAATGAGGCGAAATCAACGCGAAGAGGACTTGCGTGAGAATCATCCGTTCTTCGATACGCCACTGTTTTTGGTGCCGCGTGAGAGTCGTTTTCGTAAGATTTGTCAGAAGATCGTGCATGGACGTTACGATGCGCGCCTTAAGGATCCACTAACGGGCAAGGAACGGAAAGTGCAGTATAAGAGCATGCA CAATTTTCTCGGTTTGGTCACCTACTTGGATTGGGTTATGATCTTTGTTACGACACTTTCATGCATATCAATGATGTTTGAAACGCCAAGCTATCGCGTTATGGATCATCCTACTCTACAAATAGCCGAATATGGTTTTGTAGTATTTATGAGTCTGGAGTTGGCTTTGAAAATACTTGCCGACGGTCTCTTCTTCACACCGAAAGCCTATATTAAGGATGTAGCTGCAGTGCTGGATGTCTTCATTTATGTTGTATCCACATCCTTTCTCTGTTGGATGCCCCAACAGATACCGACTAGTTCTGGCGCACAACTATTGATGATTTTGCGCTGTGTACGCCCATTGCGTATTTTCACGCTGGTGCCACACATGCGCAAAGTCGTTTATGAGTTGTGTCGCGGCTTCAAAGAGATCTTACTCGTATCCACATTGCTTATACTACTCATGTTTATATTCGCCAGCTATGGTGTACAGTTATATGGTGGTCGCTTGGCGCGTTGTAATGATCCGACCATTATGCGTCGTGAAGATTGTGTGGGTGTATTTATGCGTCGTGTGTTTGTAACGAAAATGAAATTGACACCCGGTAATAATGAGTCATATCCGTCGATGTTGGTGCCACGTGTCTGGGCTAATCCGCGCAGATTCAATTTTGACAATATCGGTGATGCGATGCTGACGCTGTTTGAAGTGCTCTCCTTTAAGGGTTGGCTGGATGTGCGCGATGTATTGATCAAAGCTGTTGGACCG ATCCATGCGGTTTACATACACATCTATATTTTCTTAGGTTGTATGATCGGATTGACCTTGTTTGTGGGTGTAGTGATCGCTAATTACTCGGAGAATAAAGGTACCGCTCTGTTGACGGTCGATCAGCGTCGTTGGTGTGACCTGAAAAAACGTTTGAAGATTGCTCAGCCTCTGCACTTACCGCCACGTCCGGATGGCAGAAAGTTTCGCGCTTTCACTTACGACATAACCCAGAATATAATCTTTAAACGTATTATAGCCGTAGTGGTGCTGATCAACAGCATGCTGTTGTCCATAACG TGGATTAAAGGTGAAGTTCACACGGAACGTTTGGTGGTTGTCAGCGcggttttaaattttgtttttgtcattgaGGTGGTTATGAAAAATATAGCATTTACACCACGTGGCTACTGGCAATCGCGACGAAATCGTTACGATTTACTCGTCACTGTGGCCGGCGTTGTTTGGATATTCCTGCAGACTATATTAAGA aaTGATCTCTCCTACTTCTTCGGTTTTATGGTAGTGATTTTACGCTTCTTCACTATAACCGGTAAACACACAACACTCAAAATGCTTATGCTGACTGTGGGCGTGTCGGTTTGTAAATCCTTCTTTATCATATTTGGCATGTTTTTGTTGGTATTCTTCTATGCCTTGGCCGGCACTATACTCTTCGGTACTGTTAAGTATGGTGAAGGTATTGGTAGACGTGCAAATTTCGGTTCTCCTGTAACGGGCGTAGCGATGCTGTTTCGTATTGTGACCGGAGAAGATTGGAATAAGATTATGCATGATTGCATGGTGCAACCACCATATTGTACGCCAGGAAAAAATTATTGGGAAACCGATTGTG GTAATTTCACAGCTAGCCTGGTATACTTCTGCACTTTCTACGTCATTATTACGTATATTGTATTGAATTTACTCGTGG CTATTATCATGGAGAACTTTTCATTATTCTACTCAAACGAAGAGGATGCTTTGCTTTCGTATGCCGACATACGCAATTTCCAGAACACATGGAACATAGTGGACATACATCAACGTGGCGTTATACCTGTTCGACGTGTGAAATTCATATTACGTCTATTAAAAGGACGTCTAGAGTGTGATCCACAGAAGGATCGATTGCTCTTCAAGTACATGTGCTATGAATTGGATAAGTTGCATAATGGTGAAGATGTGACTTTTCACGACGTGATTAA CATGCTGTCCTATCGGTCGGTGGATATACGTAAAGCATTGCAATTGGAGGAATTGCTGGCGCGTGAGGAATTCGAATATTTGGTAGAGGAAGAAGTCGCCAAGATGACTATACGCACTTGGTTGGAGGGTTGCCTGAAGAAGATACGTGCACAAAATGCAAGT AAGCAACAAAACTCCTTAATTGCCGGTTTGCGCGCCACAAATGAGCAGTTAATGCTACTCAAGACACCGGAGGATAAAACTCCCACCAGCGGCGGTGAGAAACCACCTGGCAGCACAACTGCGGCGGGTCCACCGACTAGTGATGCCTTTTCGCCCACCTTTAGTTCAACGGAGAATGAAGAAAAAGATGCCAGTGGTAGTGCGGCTGTCTCCACCACTGGTGAGGCGCATGGCGTGCAACGTGTCATAAGTGGCACCAAACGCGCACAAGCACTGATTCGTTCGGACTCAACGGGCAGCTCAACGGGTCGCAAGTATTTAGCACCCACCACATCCGATCCACAACAACGCAGCACACTTACGGACAAGGAGCGTTTACATATTAGTAgtcaacaaaaaaagaaaaattcaatgACGGCAGTACCTATCTTGCCACCAGTCGCTGCTGCTAGCGGTTCTGCAATTAAACGCGACTTGAATCGGACGTCGGGATTTTTCGCATCCGGTAACAATGATGGCAGTCAATTTCATTATCCCCCAAATGTGGTGAATCATTTTGGTGAACAGCATGGACCATTGGGTAGTCCATCAGCGATTATGGGTCACATTATTGCGGGTAGTAAATTATTGCCGTTTAATAATCAAGCGAATGCAGTTTACGAGGTGCACGATTGGTGGCAGGAACAGGTGATTTGCACACTACACAGTGACGATGAAGGTTGA